GATGCTATCGGCGGAGTTATTCCTGCAATTGAGTCCGGATATTTCCAGAAAGAAATTGCTGACGCTGCATACCGGTATCAGCAGGAAGTTGAAAAGAAAGAAAAATTTATCGTTGGTGTAAATGAATTTGTAGAAGAGAATGAAAAAATAGAAATCCCGATACTTACAATTTCTCCTGAAGTTGAAATAGCTCAGAAGAAACGTTTGGCAGATCTAAAGCAGAGCAGAAACCAGCAGGAGGTAGAGAATAGTCTTTCGGAAATTTTGGCTGCGGCTGAAAATGGAAATAACTTAATGCCGATATTTGTAAAAGCCGCACATAATAAAGTTACACTCGGTGAAATGGTCGGAGAACTCAAAAAAGTATTCGGAACTTATGAGGAAGTAGTTGTGTTCTGATGAAACTATTCAAGTTTCTTCGTCTTATCCGTGTTCACCAATGGATAAAAAACGTATTCGTTTTTGTTCCTTTGCTTTTCTCGCTGCATCTGTTTGATAAAGATTATTTCCTGACAACGTTATATGCATTTCTGGTTTTTTGCCTGGCCTCAAGCGCAATATATGTTATCAATGATCTCGTTGATATTGAATCTGACAGAGCACATCCTTTAAAAAAGAACAGACCTCTTCCTTCTGGTGCGATTTCCAAAACAACGGCAATAATTACATCTTCATTATTTCTAGTTTTAGTTTTCTGGATGATGATGTACTTCAACAGAGAATTTATCTTTTTGGTAGTGACGTTTGTGGTGATGAATATTTTGTATTCATTCTGGTTTAAGAACATTGTTTTACTTGATATTTTTTCAATCGCTGCTGGATTTTCGATAAGAGTGCTTGCCGGAGCATTTGTGATTCAGGTACCGATATCAAGCTGGCTTTTGCTGACAACAATGTTTATTTCTTTGTTCCTCGGTGTGATGAAGAGAAGGTCGGAGCTTGTTTTAGTTACCGAAAATAGTAAACAGATTCTTGAAACTGTAGAACAAAAGAGCAGAAAAGTTTTAACACAATACTCGCTTAATTTTGCAGATCAGATGGCAACTGTTGCAGCAACAGGAGTTATCGTTTGTTATGCTCTATATACGGTTGCGCCGAGAACCGTATCAGTTTTTCAAACTGAAAGATTGATCTACACAACACCCTTTGTTGTATTTGGGATTTTTAGATTTATGTATCTTGAATACATCAGCGGAAAAGGAGAAAATACTACAAGAACTCTTGCTACTGATTTGCCCATGATCTTAAATGTTCTGGTATATGCATTCGTTACTGTTTTTATTATTTATAAATTGATATAAAAATTCTAACTACAATCTGAACACGTTTTTTACAAGTTGATTTTATGGAACATCAGATAATATATCTTTTAATTTTACTTGCACTCAGTGCATTCTTTTCAGGGACTGAGCTTGCCTTTGTTGTAGCCAACAAATTGAAAATTGAAGTAAGAGCACGCAAAAAAAATCTTGCTGCATTAAGTGCAAAATATTTTATAAATAGTCCACAAAACTTTTTCTCTACAATTCTAATCGGAAATAATATTGTCAATATTACATACGCTTCATTGGGCGCAGTATTTCTAGCTTCACTTTTTGGATGGGGTGATCTGACAATCCTGATAGTATTATCCGTCGTTTTACTTTTTTTTGGTGAAATTATTCCTAAATATTTTGGCAGAGAGCTTGCCGATAGGATTGTTCTTTTAACTGCTCTTCCGCTTCGTATGGTTTCCTATCTGCTGCTTCCTTTTGTTAAAATCACTTCTGCCATTTCAAATAAAGTTGTTCAGACTTCAAGTCTTAAAACCGATAACCTCTACCACCTTTTTGATAAGGATGATATTAAAGGTCTTGTTAAGGAAAGTGAAATAGCAGGAATAGTTGATAAAAGAGATAGTGTTCTTATCAACAAAGTTATTGAACTTGGTGATCAGAGAGTTTATGAAGCTATGACTCCGAGGACTGAAATTGTTGGGGTTGAAATTACGAGTGATATTAAAGAAGTGTTAACAATTTTTGTTGAATCAGATTTTTCAAAGCTGCCGGTTTATGAAGATAATCTGGATAACATTAAAGGTGTACTTCTTGCAAAAGATCTCTTCAAATCTCCGGCAAGTATCAAAGATATTCTTCGTGAAGTTAGTTTCATTCCGGAGACGAAAAAAAGTTTTGAAGTGCTTAATGATTTTCTAGAAAAAAGAAATTCACTTGCAATAGTCGTGGATGAACACGGCGGAACAGCAGGCATAGTAACACTTGAAGATATTCTCGAAGAATTATTTGGTGAGATTGAGGATGAATTTGATATTCAGGAAGTTATTTGCCGAAGAATCGCAAAAGACACATATATCATCAGCGGTAAAGTTGAAGTTGATCATATAAATGAAAAGTATAATCTTAATTTTGAAGAAGGCGATTACGAGACACTCTCCGGATTTATTACAACTAAGAGCGGAAAAATACCTGCGCCCGGTGAAGTCATCACTGTTGATAACTTCAGCATACAAATAATCCGTGCAACTGTACAGAAAATAGATCTGGTTAAACTTTCTCTTCTCACACCTTCAAATTGAAAAATCAAAAGAAGATAATTCTCTTCGACGGAGTTTGTAATTTTTGCAGTTTCTGGGTGAACTTCGTAATAAAAAGAGATACAA
This region of bacterium genomic DNA includes:
- a CDS encoding HlyC/CorC family transporter, which produces MEHQIIYLLILLALSAFFSGTELAFVVANKLKIEVRARKKNLAALSAKYFINSPQNFFSTILIGNNIVNITYASLGAVFLASLFGWGDLTILIVLSVVLLFFGEIIPKYFGRELADRIVLLTALPLRMVSYLLLPFVKITSAISNKVVQTSSLKTDNLYHLFDKDDIKGLVKESEIAGIVDKRDSVLINKVIELGDQRVYEAMTPRTEIVGVEITSDIKEVLTIFVESDFSKLPVYEDNLDNIKGVLLAKDLFKSPASIKDILREVSFIPETKKSFEVLNDFLEKRNSLAIVVDEHGGTAGIVTLEDILEELFGEIEDEFDIQEVICRRIAKDTYIISGKVEVDHINEKYNLNFEEGDYETLSGFITTKSGKIPAPGEVITVDNFSIQIIRATVQKIDLVKLSLLTPSN
- a CDS encoding decaprenyl-phosphate phosphoribosyltransferase — translated: MKLFKFLRLIRVHQWIKNVFVFVPLLFSLHLFDKDYFLTTLYAFLVFCLASSAIYVINDLVDIESDRAHPLKKNRPLPSGAISKTTAIITSSLFLVLVFWMMMYFNREFIFLVVTFVVMNILYSFWFKNIVLLDIFSIAAGFSIRVLAGAFVIQVPISSWLLLTTMFISLFLGVMKRRSELVLVTENSKQILETVEQKSRKVLTQYSLNFADQMATVAATGVIVCYALYTVAPRTVSVFQTERLIYTTPFVVFGIFRFMYLEYISGKGENTTRTLATDLPMILNVLVYAFVTVFIIYKLI